A stretch of Lathyrus oleraceus cultivar Zhongwan6 chromosome 6, CAAS_Psat_ZW6_1.0, whole genome shotgun sequence DNA encodes these proteins:
- the LOC127092667 gene encoding protein DWD HYPERSENSITIVE TO UV-B 1 isoform X1: MAIDILTLENRYIDSCRRHGVLPNATILSSFFKAEVKKSNQEPCILEILIDDLKDIDFAPLFEICMNIDTSEIEAVDVRNESPCVLSGEYALPLMRAIKQKLRVVELQDVSFAKDFVRDISQRGLTCQVLTLKSWRFRKLSLMGEFMHMHTLNLDFSSSLTGFEEDCFNCMPNLMCLSMCETRISNLWTTVAALSKLPSLVELRFQYWQYCNDEGTSFTSSSGKSDATADFSLLDRVPFIGESCIDTRELTDLNISVEDPLRNFYSFDEEVMNHDVQSMVEDSSDDSEIELTNHHHRNWLSGVFPRWSTQMPLQSENEEESSRGSFTGNSVDVSMKYMSCHASPICQEKHYREFIIASLPKLKSLDNLPIRNIDKERATGIFSQYFEYLPYRWKSKESVLSILQKREIKSGRIKVQSSKRSPSHPFGTSQHFYTRSLSAAKLGSSTWPLLHPLSLSGFELDKGFRPRQFEYHPSDSSLMVFGTLDGEVVVINHESEHIVSYIPSLGAMNSVLGLCWLKKYPSKLIAGSDNGSLKLYDINHIPRKITGLYGNSGCITFDEFDQLTSVHVNSTDELFLASGYSRNVALYDINSGKRLQVFTDMHRGHINVVKFANHSPSIFATSSFDQDVKMWDLRQKPIHPCFTASSSRGNVMVCFSPDDQYILASAVDNEVRQFLAVDGRLHLVFDIAPTESSQNYTRSYYMNGRDYIISGSCDEQIVRICCAQTGRRLRDISLEGKTLGSSMFVQSLRGDPFRDFNLSVLAAYMRPGSKSEIVKINLLASSGHANDDSDDHPVCPSNIMGA, from the exons ATGGCTATCGATATCCTAACCTTAGAAAACAG GTATATTGATTCTTGCAGGAGACACGGTGTTTTGCCTAACGCTACTATTTTGTCAAGCTTTTTCAAG GCCGAGGTCAAAAAATCCAACCAAGAGCCATGCATCCTGGAGATTTTAATTGACGACCTTAAGGATATTGATTTTGCTCCACTCTTTGAGATATGCATGAACATTGATACTTCTGAAATAGAAGCTGTTGATGTACGTAATGAATCACCATGTGTATTAAGTGGGGAATATGCATTACCATTGATGCGTGCTATTAAGCAAAAGCTTCGGGTGGTTGAACTACAGGACGTGTCATTTGCCAAAGACTTCGTACG GGATATCTCGCAAAGAGGTTTGACATGTCAAGTTTTGACATTGAAGTCTTGGCGTTTCCGGAAGTTGAGCTTGATGGGGGAGTTCATGCACATGCACACACTTAATCTTGATTTCAGTTCTTCCCTTACCGGTTTCGAAGAAGACTGTTTTAATTGCATGCCCAATCTAATGTGTCTCTCAATGTGTGAAACAAGGATTTCAAATCTTTGGACAACTGTTGCAGCTCTCTCTAAGCTTCCTTCTTTGGTTGAGCTAAGGTTTCAATATTGGCAGTATTGTAATGATGAGGGAACATCTTTTACCTCATCCAGTGGGAAGTCAGATGCCACCGCCGATTTTAGTCTGCTTGATAGAGTTCCTTTTATTGGGGAGTCCTGCATTGATACAAGGGAACTAACAGATCTTAACATTAGTGTTGAGGATCCACTTAGaaatttttattcctttgatgaagaagttatgaatcATGATGTTCAAAGCATGGTCGAGGACTCATCAGATGATAGTGAAATTGAGTTGACAAATCATCATCATAGAAACTGGTTGTCAGGTGTTTTTCCTAGATGGAGTACACAAATGCCTCTTCAGAGTGAG AACGAAGAAGAGTcgtcaagaggttcctttacaGGGAATAGTGTTGATGTTTCTATGAAGTACATGTCTTGTCATGCATCACCAATATGTCAGGAAAAACATTACAGAGAATTCATAATAGCTTCATTACCAAAGCTGAAAAGTTTAGATAATCTTCCGATCCGAAATATTGACAAGGAAAGGGCTACTGGAATATTTTCTCAGTACTTTGAATATCTTCCATACAGATGGAAGAGCAAAGAAAGTGTTTTAAGTATCTTACAAAAGCGAGAAATAAAATCTGGCCGCATTAAGGTGCAATCTTCTAAGCGTAGCCCATCACATCCTTTTGGAACGTCTCAACATTTTTATACAAGGTCTCTATCTGCTGCTAAACTAGGGTCCTCAACTTGGCCTCTCTTACATCCTCTTTCTCTATCAGGATTTGAATTGGATAAGGGATTTCGTCCAAGGCAGTTTGAGTATCACCCATCTGACTCCAGTTTGATGGTGTTTGGAACTTTAGATGGTGAAGTAGTTGTCATCAATCACGAGAGCGAACACATTGTGAGTTATATCCCATCACTTGGCGCGATGAATAGTGTTTTGGGTCTTTGTTGGCTCAAGAAATATCCTTCTAAG CTTATAGCAGGTTCAGATAATGGTTCCCTGAAGTTATATGACATCAACCATATACCGAGAAAAATTACTGGCTTATACGGGAACTCTGGTTGTATTACCTTTGATGAGTTTGACCAGCTGACTTCTGTTCATGTTAACTCCACAGATGAGCTATTTCTTGCTAGTGGTTACTCAAGAAATGTTGCTTTGTATGACATCAACAGTGGAAAGCGCTTACAAGTGTTTACAGATATGCACCGTGGGCATATTAATGTAGTGAAGTTTGCAAATCATTCCCCGTCAATTTTTGCCACTTCATCATTTGATCAGGATGTCAAGATGTGGGACTTGAGACAAAAACCAATACACCCTTGCTTCACTGCTTCAAGCTCTAGAGGAAATGTGATGGTTTGTTTCTCTCCAGACGACCAATATATTCTAGCATCGGCAGTTGACAATGAG GTTAGACAATTTCTGGCTGTTGATGGTAGGCTTCACTTAGTTTTTGATATAGCTCCAACTGAAAGTTCTCAAAATTACACCCGTTCTTATTATATGAATGGGAGGGACTATATTATAAGTGGAAGTTGTGATGAACAAATTGTCCGTATTTGCTGTGCCCAAACAGGGAGGCGCTTGAGAGATATTTCCCTGGAG GGTAAAACCTTAGGAAGTTCCATGTTTGTTCAATCTTTGAGAGGCGATCCTTTCAGG GATTTCAATCTGAGTGTGTTGGCAGCCTACATGCGACCTGGCTCCAAGTCTGAAATAGTCAAG ATCAACTTACTAGCATCTAGTGGCCATGCTAACGACGACTCTGATGATCATCCTGTATGCCCATCCAACATTATGGGAGCTTGA
- the LOC127092667 gene encoding protein DWD HYPERSENSITIVE TO UV-B 1 isoform X2 — translation MGEFMHMHTLNLDFSSSLTGFEEDCFNCMPNLMCLSMCETRISNLWTTVAALSKLPSLVELRFQYWQYCNDEGTSFTSSSGKSDATADFSLLDRVPFIGESCIDTRELTDLNISVEDPLRNFYSFDEEVMNHDVQSMVEDSSDDSEIELTNHHHRNWLSGVFPRWSTQMPLQSENEEESSRGSFTGNSVDVSMKYMSCHASPICQEKHYREFIIASLPKLKSLDNLPIRNIDKERATGIFSQYFEYLPYRWKSKESVLSILQKREIKSGRIKVQSSKRSPSHPFGTSQHFYTRSLSAAKLGSSTWPLLHPLSLSGFELDKGFRPRQFEYHPSDSSLMVFGTLDGEVVVINHESEHIVSYIPSLGAMNSVLGLCWLKKYPSKLIAGSDNGSLKLYDINHIPRKITGLYGNSGCITFDEFDQLTSVHVNSTDELFLASGYSRNVALYDINSGKRLQVFTDMHRGHINVVKFANHSPSIFATSSFDQDVKMWDLRQKPIHPCFTASSSRGNVMVCFSPDDQYILASAVDNEVRQFLAVDGRLHLVFDIAPTESSQNYTRSYYMNGRDYIISGSCDEQIVRICCAQTGRRLRDISLEGKTLGSSMFVQSLRGDPFRDFNLSVLAAYMRPGSKSEIVKINLLASSGHANDDSDDHPVCPSNIMGA, via the exons ATGGGGGAGTTCATGCACATGCACACACTTAATCTTGATTTCAGTTCTTCCCTTACCGGTTTCGAAGAAGACTGTTTTAATTGCATGCCCAATCTAATGTGTCTCTCAATGTGTGAAACAAGGATTTCAAATCTTTGGACAACTGTTGCAGCTCTCTCTAAGCTTCCTTCTTTGGTTGAGCTAAGGTTTCAATATTGGCAGTATTGTAATGATGAGGGAACATCTTTTACCTCATCCAGTGGGAAGTCAGATGCCACCGCCGATTTTAGTCTGCTTGATAGAGTTCCTTTTATTGGGGAGTCCTGCATTGATACAAGGGAACTAACAGATCTTAACATTAGTGTTGAGGATCCACTTAGaaatttttattcctttgatgaagaagttatgaatcATGATGTTCAAAGCATGGTCGAGGACTCATCAGATGATAGTGAAATTGAGTTGACAAATCATCATCATAGAAACTGGTTGTCAGGTGTTTTTCCTAGATGGAGTACACAAATGCCTCTTCAGAGTGAG AACGAAGAAGAGTcgtcaagaggttcctttacaGGGAATAGTGTTGATGTTTCTATGAAGTACATGTCTTGTCATGCATCACCAATATGTCAGGAAAAACATTACAGAGAATTCATAATAGCTTCATTACCAAAGCTGAAAAGTTTAGATAATCTTCCGATCCGAAATATTGACAAGGAAAGGGCTACTGGAATATTTTCTCAGTACTTTGAATATCTTCCATACAGATGGAAGAGCAAAGAAAGTGTTTTAAGTATCTTACAAAAGCGAGAAATAAAATCTGGCCGCATTAAGGTGCAATCTTCTAAGCGTAGCCCATCACATCCTTTTGGAACGTCTCAACATTTTTATACAAGGTCTCTATCTGCTGCTAAACTAGGGTCCTCAACTTGGCCTCTCTTACATCCTCTTTCTCTATCAGGATTTGAATTGGATAAGGGATTTCGTCCAAGGCAGTTTGAGTATCACCCATCTGACTCCAGTTTGATGGTGTTTGGAACTTTAGATGGTGAAGTAGTTGTCATCAATCACGAGAGCGAACACATTGTGAGTTATATCCCATCACTTGGCGCGATGAATAGTGTTTTGGGTCTTTGTTGGCTCAAGAAATATCCTTCTAAG CTTATAGCAGGTTCAGATAATGGTTCCCTGAAGTTATATGACATCAACCATATACCGAGAAAAATTACTGGCTTATACGGGAACTCTGGTTGTATTACCTTTGATGAGTTTGACCAGCTGACTTCTGTTCATGTTAACTCCACAGATGAGCTATTTCTTGCTAGTGGTTACTCAAGAAATGTTGCTTTGTATGACATCAACAGTGGAAAGCGCTTACAAGTGTTTACAGATATGCACCGTGGGCATATTAATGTAGTGAAGTTTGCAAATCATTCCCCGTCAATTTTTGCCACTTCATCATTTGATCAGGATGTCAAGATGTGGGACTTGAGACAAAAACCAATACACCCTTGCTTCACTGCTTCAAGCTCTAGAGGAAATGTGATGGTTTGTTTCTCTCCAGACGACCAATATATTCTAGCATCGGCAGTTGACAATGAG GTTAGACAATTTCTGGCTGTTGATGGTAGGCTTCACTTAGTTTTTGATATAGCTCCAACTGAAAGTTCTCAAAATTACACCCGTTCTTATTATATGAATGGGAGGGACTATATTATAAGTGGAAGTTGTGATGAACAAATTGTCCGTATTTGCTGTGCCCAAACAGGGAGGCGCTTGAGAGATATTTCCCTGGAG GGTAAAACCTTAGGAAGTTCCATGTTTGTTCAATCTTTGAGAGGCGATCCTTTCAGG GATTTCAATCTGAGTGTGTTGGCAGCCTACATGCGACCTGGCTCCAAGTCTGAAATAGTCAAG ATCAACTTACTAGCATCTAGTGGCCATGCTAACGACGACTCTGATGATCATCCTGTATGCCCATCCAACATTATGGGAGCTTGA